In Papaver somniferum cultivar HN1 chromosome 1, ASM357369v1, whole genome shotgun sequence, a genomic segment contains:
- the LOC113348235 gene encoding uncharacterized protein LOC113348235, translated as MSTKNGGENRFPLETRNIRDHKCRLLAEKYEMKRIFHKAMSKDNSLPSELRDEHRIKLSKLPRNSSFTRIVNRCVFTGRAVYNMFRMSRIVFRDLADKGALTGVKKSSW; from the coding sequence ATGTCAACTAAAAACGGCGGTGAGAATCGATTCCCATTGGAAACCCGAAACATTCGAGATCACAAATGCAGATTACTGGCAGAGAAATATGAAATGAAACGAATTTTCCATAAAGCAATGAGTAAAGATAACAGTTTACCAAGTGAATTGAGAGACGAACATCGTATTAAGTTATCGAAGTTGCCAAGAAACAGTTCATTTACAAGAATTGTTAATCGATGTGTTTTTACTGGTCGTGCTGTTTATAACATGTTTCGCATGTCGAGAATTGTGTTTCGTGATTTAGCTGATAAAGGGGCTCTGACTGGTGTCAAGAAATCTTCTTGGTAG
- the LOC113295563 gene encoding C2 domain-containing protein At1g53590-like codes for MIHHIVIVFGLIWILDWFRYRHPIVYFISLIYLYQVHERYYLRLRKKTQYEERKQANQRRPLADSETVRWLNDAVEKVWPICMEQIVSQKILLPLVPWFLDKYKPWTAKKAEVQELYLGRNPPMITEMRVVRQSSDDDHLVLELGINFLTAEDMSALIAVKLRRRLGFGMWTKLHMTSMHVEGKILVGLKFIRQYPYLGRLRLCFAEPPYFQMTVKPIFNHGIDVTEFPGIAGWMDKLLGIVFEQTLVEPNMLVVDVEKFASATTENWFSVNEKDPVAYVKVEIVEGADMKPSDPNGLADPYVKGQLGPYRFRTKTQKKTLSPKWIEEFRIPICTWESPNVLTLEVCDKDHFRDDTLGDCSVNITDYRSMQRHDMWLPLQNIKMGRLHLAVTVLDAYRKDGGDPYFVETSNTAASTDSTTTVTGQTLSDPTIFPVKAEKMVDKYEPIKIEGRQQTGIWVHHPGSDVPQIWEPRKRKNRLADIKIHRVENTSTNTSAETGWNQKSGNNSNENEEMSNSKSLLTVRRGLRKLSLAFNKIHTRKDSRIISPSPSPTPRPNIRAVNERTTKLKVIVDDEMCEAIEGFGTSKPCSSSPEMKMVVSTDKGIMKEVASDVLNFNTVKELKADKKCSSPQPMNVKNHEGVKGFKADDELSPRKIGSTVKDFKAEKELSSPRGNVIGMTEVNGNRNTDKPLDCEAAEGFKSEKECLSPGKNGGVSLSKGKLKAIKAKGMIKNVLSRKWSKKRNNDSGSAAVLDSP; via the exons ATGATTCATCATATCGTAATTGTGTTTGGTTTGATTTGGATACTTGATTGGTTTCGTTATCGTCATCCTATTGTTTACTTTATTTCCTTGATCTATCTCTACCAG GTTCATGAACGATATTATCTGCGATTACGAAAGAAAACACAATACGAGGAAAGAAAACAAGCGAATCAGAGAAGG CCACTTGCTGATTCTGAAACAGTTCGGTGGTTGAACGATGCAGTCGAGAAGGTGTGGCCTATATGCATGGAACAGATTGTTTCACAGAAAATTTTACTCCCGCTCGTACCTTGGTTCCTGGACAAGTACAAACCTTGGACTGCT AAGAAAGCAGAGGTTCAAGAACTGTATTTGGGTAGAAATCCACCAATGATAACAGAAATGAGGGTTGTTCGCCAGTCTTCGGATGATGACCACTTG GTTTTGGAGTTGGGAATCAATTTTCTTACAGCTGAGGATATGAGTGCATTAATTGCTGTGAAGCTAAGAAGAAGACTGGGATTCGGCATGTGGACGAAGCTGCATATGACGAGCATGCATGTTGAAGGGAAG ATTTTGGTTGGTTTGAAGTTTATTCGTCAATATCCTTACCTTGGACGTTTGCGTCTATGCTTTGCTGAACCACCATATTTTCAAATGACAGTAAAACCTATTTTTAATCACGGGATTGATGTTACTGAATTTCCCGGAATCGCTGGATGGATG GATAAGCTTCTGGGGATTGTGTTTGAGCAGACACTTGTTGAG CCCAATATGCTGGTTGTTGACGTGGAGAAATTTGCTTCAGCAACAACAG aAAATTGGTTCTCTGTGAACGAAAAAGACCCTGTTGCTTATGTGAAGGTGGAAATTGTTGAAGGAGCTGACATGAAACCCTCAGATCCCAATG GATTGGCTGATCCTTACGTAAAAGGACAACTGGGGCCTTACAGATTTCGGACAAAGACCCAAAAGAAAACACTATCTCCAAAATGGATCGAGGAATTTAGGATCCCTATCTGCACATGGGAATCACCTAATGTCTTAACTCTTGAAGTTTGTGACAAAGACCACTTTCGTGATGACACCCTTGG GGATTGCTCTGTAAATATCACCGACTATAGGAGCATGCAGAGACATGACATGTGGTTGCCTCTTCAAAACATTAAAATGGGAAGGCTTCATCTTGCAGTAACTGTTCTTGATGCTTACAGGAAG GATGGAGGTGATCCATATTTCGTGGAAACATCAAATACAGCAGCAAGCACAGACTCCACGACAACTGTAACTGGTCAGACTCTCTCGGATCCAACTATTTTTCCAGTAAAAGCGGAAAAAATGGTGGATAAATACGAACCAATAAAAATTGAAGGTCGGCAACAGACAGGGATATGGGTTCATCATCCAGGAAGTGATGTTCCCCAGATATGGGAGcctagaaaaaggaagaataggcTAGCCGATATAAAAATTCATAGAGTGGAGAACACTTCCACTAACACCTCAGCAGAAACTGGATGGAACCAAAAGAGTGGTAACAATAGTAATGAAAATGAAGAAATGAGCAACTCTAAGTCACTTCTTACAGTTAGGAGGGGTTTACGGAAGTTGAGTTTAGCGTTCAATAAGATCCATACAAGGAAAGATTCCAGAATCATATCTCCAAGTCCATCACCCACGCCACGTCCGAACATACGAGCTGTCAATGAGAGGACAACAAAGCTGAAAGTTATTGTAGATGACGAAATGTGTGAGGCTATCGAAGGTTTTGGTACGAGCAAGCCATGCTCAAGTAGCCCTGAGATGAAAATGGTTGTTAGTACAGACAAGGGAATCATGAAAGAGGTTGCCTCAGATGTGCTAAATTTCAATACTGTCAAGGAGTTGAAAGCAGACAAGAAATGCTCGAGTCCTCAACCAATGAATGTGAAAAATCATGAGGGTGTCAAGGGTTTTAAAGCAGATGATGAGTTGAGTCCTCGGAAAATTGGTAGTACTGTGAAGGATTTCAAAGCAGAAAAGGAGCTTTCAAGCCCTCGGGGAAATGTGATTGGCATGACAGAAGTAAACGGGAACCGCAATACGGATAAACCACTAGATTGTGAGGCTGCTGAAGGTTTTAAATCAGAGAAAGAATGTCTAAGCCCTGGGAAAAATGGAGGAGTGAGTTTAAGTAAGGGAAAGTTGAAAGCCATTAAAGCAAAAGGCATGATAAAGAATGTCCTATCTCGAAAATGGTCTAAGAAACGTAACAATGATTCAGGATCAGCAGCAGTTTTAGATAGCCCATAG